In one window of Zhongshania aliphaticivorans DNA:
- a CDS encoding tRNA-queuosine alpha-mannosyltransferase domain-containing protein, which produces MRVLVLSAYHADSHRYWLEGLMTHLPNIKWTVLSLPPRYFSWRIRGNSLTWAMQQRDTLTASYDLLIATSMTDLSALRGLVPELCKIPTVVYFHENQFAYPQSSRQREGVEPQMLNLYTALAADKVLFNSHYNRRSFLDGVDNLMRRLPDFTPRLEVAAELADAMILPVGLSSANYVKRAAGDRLRVLWNHRWEYDKGPDRLQELVKACSSAALPVDFYVAGQQFRQEPKEFNDIKSIILASDTLTLCQWGYVSDHNEYKAILSSCDIVLSTAIHDFQGLSVLQAVTMGCVPLVPERLCYPEWFGRDYCYLASDNVAEEAANCLAKLQYFMAQKRLGKLAAVDVSALSWEVLAPKYAEVFRDLVTCRVNW; this is translated from the coding sequence ATGAGAGTGTTGGTGTTGTCGGCTTATCATGCAGATAGTCATCGTTACTGGCTCGAAGGGCTGATGACGCATTTGCCTAATATTAAGTGGACGGTGTTGAGTTTACCCCCACGCTATTTTAGCTGGCGCATTAGGGGGAATAGCCTGACATGGGCTATGCAACAACGAGATACCTTGACCGCCTCTTATGATTTGCTTATTGCTACCTCAATGACCGACTTATCGGCATTGCGAGGCTTAGTACCTGAGCTTTGTAAAATACCCACAGTAGTTTATTTTCATGAGAATCAGTTTGCTTATCCTCAAAGCTCTAGGCAGCGTGAAGGCGTCGAACCGCAAATGCTCAATCTTTACACTGCATTGGCGGCAGATAAAGTGTTGTTTAATAGTCATTATAATCGTCGTTCTTTTTTAGATGGTGTGGATAATTTGATGCGCCGTCTACCTGATTTTACTCCGCGCTTAGAAGTGGCGGCAGAGCTTGCTGATGCCATGATATTGCCCGTTGGTCTCTCGTCAGCGAACTATGTGAAGCGAGCGGCGGGGGATCGGCTGCGTGTTTTATGGAATCATCGCTGGGAATACGACAAGGGGCCGGATCGTTTACAAGAGCTTGTTAAAGCGTGCTCGAGTGCTGCGCTGCCAGTTGATTTTTACGTGGCTGGTCAGCAGTTTAGGCAGGAGCCTAAAGAGTTTAATGATATTAAGTCGATAATCTTAGCGAGTGATACCTTAACATTATGTCAGTGGGGGTATGTCTCTGACCACAATGAATACAAGGCAATATTGTCAAGCTGCGATATTGTGTTATCAACCGCGATTCATGACTTTCAGGGTTTATCTGTTCTCCAGGCCGTGACAATGGGTTGCGTGCCCCTCGTTCCAGAGCGGCTTTGTTATCCGGAGTGGTTTGGTCGTGACTATTGTTATTTAGCTAGTGATAACGTAGCTGAGGAGGCAGCCAATTGTTTGGCTAAATTGCAGTATTTCATGGCGCAAAAAAGGCTGGGGAAATTGGCTGCTGTGGATGTGTCGGCCTTGTCCTGGGAAGTATTGGCGCCAAAGTATGCAGAGGTTTTTAGGGACTTGGTTACGTGCCGAGTCAATTGGTAG
- the trpS gene encoding tryptophan--tRNA ligase: MAKQRVLTGITTTGTPHLGNYVGAIRPAIAESQRGEFDAFFFLADYHALIKSHEPNKVHQSSREIAATWLALGLDTDTTTFYRQSDVPEITELSWILTCVCAKGLMNRSHAYKAAVQANEQNGDDPDFGVTMGLFSYPILMAADILMFNASKVPVGRDQIQHIEMARDMAQRFNHLYGETFVLPQAEVGDDVAVLSGLDGRKMSKSYGNTIPLFLPEKKLQKHINKIKTNLLEPGDPKDTADSTVFEIWQAFATPEQTAEMRQKFADGIAWGQAKKELFGLINEQIAPARERYIAILEDGQFLEAELKKGAEKARAHAAPMLDKVRKAVGLSAFK, encoded by the coding sequence ATGGCTAAGCAGCGGGTACTTACCGGAATTACTACCACCGGAACGCCGCATTTGGGAAATTATGTTGGCGCTATTCGCCCTGCGATTGCGGAAAGTCAGCGCGGTGAATTTGATGCTTTTTTCTTTCTAGCGGATTATCACGCGCTTATCAAAAGCCATGAGCCTAATAAGGTGCATCAGTCTAGCCGTGAAATTGCAGCTACGTGGTTGGCTTTGGGTTTAGATACGGATACCACGACTTTTTACCGTCAATCCGACGTACCTGAGATTACTGAGCTTAGCTGGATTCTGACGTGTGTGTGTGCAAAAGGGTTAATGAACCGTTCTCACGCCTATAAAGCGGCAGTACAGGCAAATGAACAAAATGGTGATGATCCAGATTTTGGCGTCACTATGGGATTGTTTAGCTACCCGATTTTAATGGCTGCAGATATTCTGATGTTTAACGCCAGTAAAGTGCCGGTAGGGCGTGATCAAATTCAACATATTGAAATGGCGCGGGATATGGCACAACGCTTTAATCACTTATATGGTGAGACATTCGTATTGCCCCAAGCAGAGGTGGGCGATGATGTGGCGGTACTTAGCGGCTTAGATGGCCGTAAAATGAGTAAAAGCTATGGCAATACCATTCCTTTATTTTTACCTGAGAAAAAACTTCAGAAGCACATTAATAAAATTAAAACGAATTTATTAGAGCCTGGAGACCCAAAGGACACTGCGGATTCAACCGTATTTGAAATATGGCAGGCATTTGCCACGCCTGAGCAAACTGCCGAAATGCGTCAAAAGTTTGCTGACGGTATTGCTTGGGGGCAGGCTAAAAAAGAATTGTTTGGATTAATTAACGAACAAATTGCACCCGCGCGTGAACGCTATATAGCTATTCTTGAAGACGGTCAGTTTTTAGAAGCGGAGCTTAAAAAGGGCGCTGAGAAAGCCCGTGCACACGCGGCTCCTATGTTGGATAAAGTGCGCAAAGCAGTCGGTTTATCTGCTTTTAAATAG
- a CDS encoding TonB-dependent receptor: MTRKYATPLALSISLASSFSLASENNVTPETVVVSADRIEKQLNAQSIAMSVIDQDDIENIGHTHISQLLNQVPGVTISRGNGQENLTAIRSGVLTGTGSCGAFYFSEDGIPLRGPGFCNVNELFDVNAEQAARIEVIRGPGTAVHGTNALNGVINVISQSPSDTPESHLSLEAGPDGYGRLKASHSDTNGQHAYRISAQGSHDDGYKDDSGYAQQKLNIRHDYDGQTWSIQSMLAASNLNQETAGYILGKDAYKVSSRKRENPNPEAFRNSSSVRYYSRFERDGERDSRFVVTPYLRYTEMEFLQHFLPGTPLEENGERTIGLQSAFYQNYSKNVTLYNGFDMEATKAYLQQYQAQASFTSFPTGQHYDYEVDALYGAWFIGGDWQASSRTKVNFGGRYDLQFYDYNNLMIDGNTAADGSACPSGTCRYARPADDKEHFRNSSFNLGVIQQISEHTDLTANAAHGFRAPQAAELYRLQAQQLNANLSEESLNSLEIGLRGTWNAFQYRVSTYWMHKHDVIIQDSNRNNINGGKTIDRGIEANFHWQLTPTLLWQLQASYSKHQYANNALTAEGNEIDTAPRQLAGTVVRWTPLTNTQIELEIQHQGEYYLEENNLHTYPGHTLSNIRWRQQYNKQLYSVLRITNLTDINYAERADYAFGNYRYFVGEPRAAYLELGIDF, translated from the coding sequence ATGACGAGAAAATACGCGACTCCGCTAGCGTTGAGCATTAGCCTAGCATCAAGCTTTTCCCTAGCATCGGAAAATAACGTCACGCCAGAAACCGTCGTTGTTAGCGCAGACAGAATCGAAAAACAATTAAATGCGCAAAGCATAGCCATGAGCGTTATAGATCAAGATGACATTGAAAATATTGGCCACACTCATATTAGCCAACTATTAAACCAAGTACCGGGCGTTACGATTAGCCGGGGTAACGGGCAAGAAAACTTAACAGCAATTCGCTCTGGCGTACTGACCGGTACCGGAAGCTGTGGCGCATTTTACTTTTCCGAAGATGGTATTCCTTTGCGAGGCCCCGGCTTTTGCAATGTTAATGAATTATTTGACGTCAATGCCGAGCAAGCGGCACGCATTGAAGTCATTAGAGGACCAGGCACTGCCGTACATGGTACCAATGCTTTAAATGGGGTGATTAATGTCATTAGTCAGTCGCCATCCGACACGCCTGAATCGCATTTATCTTTAGAAGCAGGACCAGATGGTTATGGCCGACTAAAAGCCAGCCACAGCGATACCAACGGTCAACACGCCTACCGTATCAGCGCACAAGGGAGCCATGATGATGGCTATAAGGACGATTCCGGTTACGCGCAGCAAAAGCTTAATATTCGTCACGACTACGACGGCCAAACATGGTCGATTCAATCAATGCTGGCTGCCAGTAACCTCAATCAAGAAACCGCCGGTTATATTCTAGGCAAAGACGCTTACAAGGTTAGTAGTCGCAAACGTGAAAACCCTAACCCAGAAGCCTTTCGCAATAGCAGTAGCGTACGCTATTACAGCCGCTTTGAACGAGATGGTGAGCGCGACAGTCGTTTTGTGGTCACACCCTACCTACGATACACCGAAATGGAGTTTCTCCAGCATTTCTTACCTGGCACACCGCTAGAAGAAAATGGTGAGCGTACTATCGGGCTACAGAGTGCGTTTTATCAAAACTACAGTAAAAACGTCACGCTCTACAACGGCTTTGATATGGAGGCAACCAAGGCCTACTTACAGCAGTATCAAGCTCAGGCGAGCTTTACCTCCTTCCCCACTGGCCAACATTATGATTACGAGGTAGACGCACTTTACGGCGCTTGGTTTATTGGCGGAGACTGGCAAGCCAGTAGCCGTACCAAGGTTAATTTTGGTGGCCGTTACGACCTACAATTTTATGATTACAACAACTTGATGATAGACGGTAACACCGCAGCAGATGGCAGCGCTTGCCCTTCTGGCACTTGCCGCTACGCACGACCAGCCGATGACAAAGAACACTTTCGCAACAGCTCATTTAACTTGGGCGTAATCCAACAAATTAGCGAGCACACAGACTTAACTGCAAACGCGGCGCACGGTTTCAGGGCCCCTCAGGCTGCAGAGCTTTACCGTCTGCAAGCCCAACAACTTAATGCCAATTTGAGTGAAGAGTCCCTCAACAGCCTTGAGATAGGTTTACGCGGTACTTGGAACGCCTTTCAATATCGCGTATCCACTTATTGGATGCATAAACACGATGTTATTATCCAAGACAGCAATCGTAACAATATCAACGGCGGTAAAACGATTGACCGTGGCATTGAAGCTAATTTTCACTGGCAATTGACACCTACATTGCTCTGGCAACTTCAAGCAAGCTATAGCAAGCATCAGTATGCCAATAACGCCCTTACTGCAGAGGGTAATGAGATTGACACCGCACCGCGTCAACTTGCCGGCACCGTTGTTCGCTGGACACCGCTAACTAATACTCAAATTGAACTCGAAATTCAGCATCAAGGCGAATATTATTTAGAAGAGAACAATTTGCACACTTATCCCGGACATACCCTAAGCAATATTCGCTGGCGCCAACAATACAACAAGCAACTTTACTCTGTTCTGAGGATAACAAACCTAACCGATATTAATTACGCTGAACGTGCAGATTATGCATTCGGTAATTATCGTTATTTTGTAGGCGAGCCTCGCGCCGCTTACCTAGAATTAGGAATCGATTTCTAA
- the gpt gene encoding xanthine phosphoribosyltransferase yields MSNNTPPVYYLSWDELHRDTRNLARKLTSQSWKGVISIARGGLVPGAILARELNLRVVDTLCIASYDHDQQGKINILKTVEGDGDGYLLVDDLVDTGGTAKIAKELLPKACFVTIYAKPQAMALAEHFVREFEQDTWIHFPWDIEPSYSEPLVQ; encoded by the coding sequence ATGTCGAACAACACCCCTCCCGTCTATTACCTATCATGGGATGAATTACATCGTGACACGCGGAATCTAGCCCGTAAACTCACCTCTCAATCATGGAAAGGGGTTATTAGCATTGCCCGAGGAGGCCTTGTGCCCGGCGCCATCCTAGCTAGGGAATTAAATTTACGGGTTGTTGATACCCTATGTATCGCAAGCTACGACCACGACCAGCAAGGTAAAATTAATATCCTGAAAACCGTTGAGGGCGATGGCGACGGCTACCTACTCGTAGACGATTTGGTCGATACGGGCGGCACAGCAAAAATAGCTAAAGAGTTACTACCCAAAGCATGTTTCGTAACCATTTATGCAAAACCACAGGCAATGGCGCTAGCTGAACATTTTGTCCGCGAATTTGAGCAAGATACATGGATCCACTTTCCATGGGATATAGAACCCAGTTACAGCGAGCCATTAGTACAATAG
- a CDS encoding sigma-54 interaction domain-containing protein: MTVALAKKYLQFAVLASKPLAYRLQVILSAVGKYQVVTSHAEVEASECDAIFSDGLSAELKLWLGAANTPLVSLVPPETLTQDLNNGLTLSTDFYYQDVLEVLYRLDVGNKTLLPQGKDRLVGVSEAVMTLRHMLAQVADKAVTVLITGPSGAGKEVVARSLHDLSSRCEGPFVPINCGAIPRELLESELFGHERGAFTGAISSRAGRFELAEGGTLFLDEIGDMPLEMQVKILRVIQERKFERVGSDKTRSTDVRIIAATHRDLEAMIALGQFREDLFYRINVFPLNVPALAERPEDIPHLIRILTKQCELEGLGRLRLADSAIRSLSAHSWPGNIRELANLLERLVILYPEKVVGFADLPENYRHGEDNWSGAASHENSTSVEVDLGGVPPLPKGGVVMKEYFQDLEREWILQALDIHASVVTKAAQHLGLRRTTLIEKMRKLGLSN; this comes from the coding sequence GTGACTGTGGCCCTAGCTAAGAAATACCTTCAATTTGCCGTTTTGGCATCAAAGCCTCTGGCTTATCGCTTGCAAGTAATTTTATCCGCTGTGGGAAAATACCAAGTGGTGACATCGCATGCGGAGGTGGAGGCAAGCGAGTGTGATGCCATTTTTAGTGATGGCCTGAGCGCAGAACTCAAACTTTGGCTAGGCGCTGCTAATACACCATTGGTAAGCTTGGTGCCGCCTGAAACGCTGACTCAAGACCTCAACAATGGGTTGACTCTCAGTACTGATTTTTATTATCAAGATGTGCTGGAGGTATTGTATCGCCTAGATGTGGGTAACAAGACATTATTACCCCAAGGTAAAGACCGTTTGGTTGGCGTTAGTGAAGCGGTTATGACATTGCGGCACATGCTGGCTCAGGTGGCAGATAAAGCTGTGACCGTTTTAATTACGGGGCCGTCTGGGGCAGGAAAAGAAGTGGTTGCGCGGTCTTTACATGATTTATCCTCTCGTTGTGAGGGGCCCTTTGTGCCCATTAATTGTGGTGCCATTCCCAGAGAACTTTTAGAGAGTGAACTCTTTGGCCATGAGCGAGGGGCGTTTACCGGTGCGATCTCAAGCCGAGCGGGGCGTTTTGAATTAGCAGAGGGTGGAACACTATTTCTTGATGAAATTGGTGACATGCCATTAGAAATGCAAGTAAAGATACTGCGTGTTATTCAGGAGCGGAAGTTCGAACGGGTAGGGTCCGATAAAACACGTAGCACTGATGTCAGAATTATTGCGGCCACACATCGTGATTTAGAAGCCATGATTGCATTAGGGCAGTTTCGAGAGGATCTGTTTTACAGAATCAATGTATTCCCTCTAAATGTACCCGCGTTAGCCGAACGACCGGAAGATATTCCTCACTTGATTCGAATTTTGACTAAACAATGTGAGCTAGAGGGCTTGGGGCGTTTGCGTTTAGCCGACTCTGCAATTCGTTCATTAAGTGCGCATAGCTGGCCTGGCAATATCCGTGAATTGGCAAACTTATTAGAGCGATTGGTGATTTTGTACCCTGAAAAGGTCGTAGGTTTTGCCGATTTACCTGAAAACTATCGCCACGGTGAAGATAATTGGTCTGGGGCCGCTTCTCACGAAAATAGTACCTCTGTCGAGGTTGATCTAGGTGGTGTGCCGCCCTTGCCGAAGGGGGGGGTGGTGATGAAAGAGTATTTTCAAGACTTAGAGCGCGAGTGGATACTACAAGCCCTAGATATTCATGCCAGTGTGGTGACTAAAGCGGCACAACACCTAGGGCTGCGGAGAACAACGTTGATTGAAAAAATGCGTAAATTAGGTCTCAGTAATTAA
- a CDS encoding VOC family protein, translating to MPPRPLPNSIEIGIVTTNMTEMRHFYGDTLGLKYQSELSFPGGVMHRYHLENSIIKLVSYDTPPAIEVIAGGGLAAKGYRYISMGMEGISAWFAELETMGVSIPVHVTPFADGIGFGFIADPDGNWIEVFGTL from the coding sequence ATGCCCCCTCGCCCCCTCCCTAATAGTATAGAAATTGGTATTGTCACCACCAATATGACCGAAATGCGGCACTTTTACGGTGACACCTTAGGCTTAAAATACCAATCCGAATTAAGTTTTCCCGGTGGTGTCATGCATCGCTACCACCTTGAAAACAGTATTATTAAACTTGTTAGCTACGACACTCCCCCCGCAATTGAAGTCATAGCCGGCGGCGGATTGGCGGCAAAAGGCTATCGATACATTTCTATGGGTATGGAGGGTATATCGGCCTGGTTTGCCGAACTCGAAACAATGGGTGTGAGCATCCCCGTTCACGTCACGCCCTTTGCAGACGGTATCGGTTTTGGCTTTATCGCAGACCCAGATGGTAACTGGATAGAAGTTTTCGGTACGCTCTAG
- a CDS encoding stress response translation initiation inhibitor YciH — protein sequence MSRLVYSTDIGRRCPTCGQASKECSCKNTQSTPSGDGVIRIRRETKGRKGKGVTIVNGLLLDAKELKVLGKELRQKLSTGGAIKDHELEFQGDHRQALKTLLETKGYSVKLSGG from the coding sequence ATGTCTCGACTTGTTTATTCAACGGATATTGGCCGCCGCTGCCCAACGTGTGGCCAGGCAAGTAAAGAATGTAGCTGTAAAAATACCCAGTCTACCCCCAGTGGTGATGGTGTTATTCGCATTCGACGTGAAACAAAAGGCCGCAAAGGAAAGGGAGTCACCATTGTTAACGGTCTTTTGTTAGACGCCAAAGAGCTAAAGGTATTAGGAAAGGAACTCAGACAAAAACTCAGTACGGGTGGCGCAATAAAAGACCATGAATTGGAGTTTCAGGGCGACCATCGCCAAGCACTCAAAACCCTATTAGAAACCAAGGGTTACAGTGTAAAATTATCTGGTGGTTAA
- a CDS encoding SlyX family protein, with protein MANDLSAQLVDVQTQLTFQEDMLNALNERVVAQDLELRNLRRTIELLHEQMKQKNTAGEESLLVGIERPPHY; from the coding sequence ATGGCTAATGATTTATCAGCACAGCTTGTCGATGTGCAAACTCAGCTGACGTTTCAGGAAGACATGTTGAATGCGCTTAATGAACGCGTGGTTGCGCAGGATCTTGAATTACGTAACTTAAGGCGAACCATAGAGTTATTGCACGAGCAAATGAAACAGAAAAATACCGCGGGTGAGGAAAGTCTGCTGGTTGGAATCGAGCGTCCTCCACATTACTAA
- a CDS encoding cold-shock protein translates to MLAAPNLPAVADKFKSQRERGVVKWFNVSKGYGFITRDAGGDVFVHFRSIRGQGKGRRSLNEGQTVEFILTEGDKGPQAEEVTLVK, encoded by the coding sequence ATGTTAGCTGCACCAAACCTTCCCGCTGTGGCCGATAAATTCAAAAGCCAACGGGAACGCGGTGTTGTTAAATGGTTTAACGTTAGCAAGGGATACGGTTTTATCACCCGCGATGCAGGTGGTGACGTCTTCGTTCACTTCCGCTCGATTCGGGGCCAAGGCAAGGGCCGCCGCAGTTTAAACGAAGGTCAGACAGTAGAATTCATTCTCACTGAGGGCGATAAAGGCCCGCAGGCTGAAGAAGTCACCTTAGTAAAATAA
- a CDS encoding PAS domain-containing sensor histidine kinase, whose amino-acid sequence MHDWTESRDSKLSTKKHRTVLNIAIVVLTLLLVTLVAGQAYFLRKAELQSTSKAVAEQLDDRESALLELDRVLARGAILHEFSAVYFANNKSQIEVVRSRLARGRELLLGESLQLFPKQDVQDLVWMLSLYLSYQTDAGEHLVDLAVPLNPEADSVNLQNGLQALRKYQGDWVSGLALSVLDQRKEWRQQSLFIATLAFLCFLPFIPGVYVSRRFAREHQFMLETSKYLNRLIDSLPGVVILANRSGSVVAASQSAANFLRYSVDELSHMEVSALLPKRFRQQYKLFSQHHMDAGRDREGRASKGRELLFVTSDGDELPVELFFGDFETADGDILVLCLHDVSERRYLYQQYQHSQKRFEMAMMASRDGLWDWDMQTDSVFFSPAWLQMTGIRGGQPLDGRAIFDDSIHPEDRPRVRAAIEEFIKSDETLFRDEHRLRRRDGSVRDTVTRACAQRDNSGQVLRIVGMHSDVTHFKEAEREVRRLNRSLEDRVRLRTQQLESALLQAESANRAKATFLAVMGHEIRTPMNGVIGMADLLSKTKLDREQWMMVDTVRRSSIGLLGTLDNVLDYSALESGDVELNVENIQLVEFVEGVADEFADTVARNKLSFVLHVDPNVPTAVFADAARLRKIIVILLENAIKFTNSMSSDGLIQLRMSAVEGGGEPRQRVEFEVIDNGIGVSGEMRKQLFKPFMLEENSRARRFGGAGLGLAITARLLRLMGGDIALDEAYTKGSRFVFSIPFTVDAGARRIAIGGDATVFANLGEGLLKESIEAALALGGRDVHWVYSTTELAEQIKTLDAKNSVFIATDELEDSLNEYCKKAGVRVLLISPRPVRGQAKEASKVYCNPLLPSALVRAVEFKPRLLAIGKT is encoded by the coding sequence ATGCACGACTGGACGGAATCCAGAGACAGCAAGCTTAGCACTAAAAAGCACCGCACCGTACTGAATATTGCGATAGTGGTATTAACGTTGCTGCTGGTGACCTTAGTTGCTGGCCAAGCCTACTTCCTCCGCAAGGCAGAGCTACAGTCAACGTCAAAGGCGGTTGCAGAACAGCTTGATGACAGAGAGAGTGCTTTGCTTGAGCTTGACCGTGTCCTAGCTCGTGGTGCGATTCTCCATGAGTTCTCCGCGGTATATTTTGCTAATAATAAATCTCAGATAGAGGTTGTTCGGAGTCGTTTAGCTCGGGGACGAGAACTCCTGCTGGGAGAAAGCTTGCAGTTGTTTCCAAAACAAGATGTTCAAGACCTCGTGTGGATGCTGTCCCTTTACCTCTCGTATCAAACGGATGCGGGCGAGCATTTAGTAGACCTTGCTGTACCCTTAAACCCAGAAGCAGATAGTGTGAATTTACAAAACGGATTGCAAGCGCTGCGTAAATATCAAGGGGACTGGGTGTCGGGCTTAGCATTATCAGTGCTTGATCAGCGTAAAGAATGGCGCCAACAAAGTCTGTTTATTGCGACGTTAGCCTTTCTATGTTTCCTCCCTTTCATTCCCGGTGTCTATGTTTCTCGTCGCTTTGCGCGGGAACATCAATTTATGCTGGAGACTAGTAAGTATCTTAATCGTTTAATTGATTCGTTGCCCGGTGTGGTGATATTAGCCAATCGAAGTGGAAGCGTTGTTGCCGCTAGCCAGTCTGCGGCCAATTTTCTTAGGTACTCGGTTGACGAGTTGTCGCATATGGAAGTTTCAGCACTACTCCCCAAGCGTTTTCGTCAGCAATATAAATTATTTAGTCAGCATCATATGGATGCGGGGCGAGATCGAGAGGGACGCGCTAGCAAGGGACGTGAGCTGTTGTTTGTGACCTCGGATGGTGATGAGCTACCAGTTGAACTGTTTTTTGGTGATTTTGAAACTGCGGATGGCGATATTCTTGTTCTTTGTTTGCACGATGTTTCCGAGCGTCGGTATTTATATCAGCAGTATCAACACTCCCAAAAACGCTTTGAAATGGCCATGATGGCGTCGCGTGACGGTCTGTGGGATTGGGATATGCAGACGGATTCGGTGTTTTTTAGTCCGGCATGGTTACAAATGACTGGGATTCGCGGAGGTCAGCCCCTCGATGGCCGAGCTATATTTGATGACAGTATTCATCCTGAAGATCGCCCGCGAGTTAGAGCAGCAATAGAGGAATTTATTAAAAGCGATGAAACTTTGTTTAGGGATGAGCACCGTTTACGCCGAAGGGATGGTTCCGTGCGGGATACCGTCACTCGAGCTTGTGCGCAACGAGATAATTCAGGTCAGGTTTTGCGCATTGTGGGCATGCACTCTGATGTAACCCATTTTAAAGAGGCAGAGCGCGAGGTTAGGCGTTTAAACCGAAGTTTGGAAGATCGAGTTCGCTTGCGGACACAGCAGTTAGAAAGTGCGCTATTGCAGGCTGAATCGGCAAATCGTGCAAAGGCAACGTTTTTAGCCGTTATGGGGCATGAGATACGCACCCCCATGAATGGCGTTATTGGTATGGCGGATCTGCTCAGTAAAACTAAGTTAGACCGTGAGCAATGGATGATGGTGGATACCGTGCGGCGGTCATCCATCGGCTTACTAGGAACACTAGATAATGTGTTGGATTATTCTGCTCTTGAGTCTGGTGATGTAGAGTTGAATGTTGAGAATATTCAGTTGGTAGAGTTTGTTGAAGGGGTGGCAGATGAATTTGCAGATACTGTCGCAAGGAACAAGCTTAGCTTTGTTCTACATGTTGACCCTAACGTACCTACGGCTGTGTTCGCAGATGCAGCACGGTTGCGTAAGATCATTGTTATCTTATTGGAAAACGCCATAAAATTTACTAACTCTATGTCTAGCGACGGGCTTATTCAATTACGTATGAGTGCAGTAGAAGGTGGCGGTGAGCCCCGGCAACGAGTGGAATTTGAAGTGATTGACAATGGCATTGGCGTGTCGGGCGAAATGCGTAAGCAGTTATTTAAACCCTTTATGCTGGAAGAGAATAGCCGAGCTCGACGCTTTGGTGGCGCAGGCCTAGGTTTGGCTATTACTGCTCGTTTATTGCGGTTAATGGGTGGTGATATTGCCTTGGATGAGGCCTATACGAAGGGCAGTCGTTTTGTGTTTTCCATTCCATTTACGGTGGATGCAGGGGCTAGGCGTATTGCAATTGGTGGAGATGCGACGGTTTTCGCTAATTTGGGTGAGGGGCTGCTAAAAGAGTCAATTGAGGCAGCGCTAGCGCTTGGTGGACGTGACGTTCATTGGGTGTATTCCACTACCGAGTTGGCTGAACAAATTAAGACATTAGATGCAAAAAATAGTGTATTTATTGCGACAGATGAGCTGGAAGATAGCCTCAATGAATATTGCAAGAAAGCGGGGGTGAGAGTGCTGCTTATTTCACCTAGGCCCGTTCGTGGTCAGGCAAAGGAGGCAAGCAAAGTGTACTGTAATCCTCTGTTGCCATCGGCACTGGTACGGGCAGTGGAGTTTAAGCCACGACTACTTGCGATAGGAAAAACCTAA
- a CDS encoding cold-shock protein yields MSDRVSGTVKWFNNAKGFGFITHSEGNDVFVHFRSIRGEGYRTLDEGQAVEFNLIDGPKGLQAEDVTKI; encoded by the coding sequence ATGAGCGACCGAGTTTCTGGTACGGTTAAATGGTTTAATAACGCTAAGGGCTTTGGGTTTATTACCCACAGCGAGGGCAATGACGTGTTTGTTCACTTTCGCTCTATTCGTGGCGAAGGTTATCGTACCTTGGACGAAGGCCAAGCCGTTGAGTTTAACTTGATTGATGGCCCCAAGGGACTGCAGGCTGAAGATGTAACCAAGATCTAA